From the Polaribacter huanghezhanensis genome, the window AATTGATTATTGGCAAAAGAAAAACACGTAAAAATTATTCTTTTCTAACATCTTCAGTAATTCTAATTTTTTTACTTTGATATTGAATGTTTGTTATTTGCAACCAATCTCCTTTTTGTACTCTAATTGCAAATGAGCCATCATTGTTAGAAATTGTTCCTCTTTTTGTAGATAAATTTAAAATATTCGAATTTCTAATTGCTTTTGATGATGGATTTATAACAACGCCATTGATTTCAACTCTTTTTTCTTGAGAAAAAGAACTTTGAAAGATAAGGTAAAAGAAAAAAAATGAGAGTAGTTTTTTTTTCATTCAGTAAAGTAAATTAATTTTTGGTTAGTAAAGTTTCTTCATTTATTTTTTTAAGAGGAAACACTTTACTTTCTCGTATTAAAATTTCTGTTAGTTTAAGGTGATTTCCTTTTTTAAAATTTGATATGATATTTTTTGACGCACAAAAATTTAGAAATTGATTGATATACGATTTTTGAATTCCAAGTTGTTTTTCAAAAAAGAAATCTGACAGTTTTTCTCTAATTTTTAAAAGATCAGCATCTACTAATTTTATTTTTTTTAACTCTTTTGTTTTTTTAGTTTTTCCGTTAAAAAAGCTAATTAGATTGTCTAAATCTACAGAAATACTTGTTAAAGTTAATTTAGTTATGCGCTTATCTTTTTTAGCAATTGTATTTGCAAAGGGTAATTTTAATGTTGTTGCGTTTACCATATAAGCGGGCATTATTTGCGGATCTAAATAAAAAATACTTCTTCTTTTTTTAAGAACAACCTCCTCTAAAAGAGTTGCTGTTGCTTTACTATTGAATGCTATTTTTTTTGATGCATAGATTTCTTTTGTAATTGTTATTTCTTTATGATCAATAGTTATATGTGAAACAAAAAGGGTATCGGATTTAGAAACCCTAATTTTAAATTCTCCTTTTGCATTTGTAATTACACCTTTTGATGTATTTTTATTTATTACATGTGCATTTTCTAACGGAATTGAATCCAAAGAAATGATTCCATAAATTTCAATTGATTTTTTCTCTTGAGAATTGATCATATTAGAGATTCCAATAAAGAAGAAAAGTAAAGTCAGGTTTTTCATTGTCACAAAGAAAACCGACATCATTCTTAAAACTCTATTAAAGCATTTGTAAATTTTTGTTAAAGAGAAATATAGAAAATGCAAAGTTGTTACTTGTTTTTTGATGCAATAACTTTAGTTTCATTATTTTTGAAACATGAAAAAACTCATTATCGCCAGTACTTCAACCATTCATGGCAACGGATATTTAGAATATCTTTTACCAATACTTTCTGCTCATTTTAAAAATGTTAAAACTTTGCTATTTATTCCGTACGCAAGACCAAGCGGAATTTCATATGACGATTATACAGCAAAAGCAAAAGCGGCTTTTAGCACAATTTATATTGATGTAAAAGGGATTCATGAGTTTAAAAACCCAAAGGAAGCAATTTTAAATGCTGAAGCCATTTTTATCGGAGGAGGAAACACTTTTGAGTTGGTACATCAGCTTTACAAACAAGTCATTTTTGATCTTTTAAAAGAAGTTGTAGAAAACGGAACGCCGTATTTAGGAACCAGCGCAGGAAGTAATATTTGTGGTGTAAATATGATGAACACCAATGATATGCCAATTGTGTATCCGTCGAGTTTTAAAACCTTAGAATTTATTCCGTTTAACATCAATGCGCATTATTTAGATCCTGTTGAAGGCTCAACACACATGGGAGAAACAAGAGCAACACGAATTAAAGAATTTCATGTGTATAATGATATTTCAGTAGTTGGATTGCGAGAAGGAAGTTGGTTAGAAGTTCTTGGAAATTCGGTTACTTTAAAAGGAAATTTATCAGCACGGATTTTTAAAAAAAATGAAATTCCTTTTGAGCTAGAAAGTGGAAGTGAAGTGATTTTTTAAGTTTAAAAGTTTAAAAGTTTAAAAGTTTGAAAGTCTGAAAGTTAGAAAGTTGCAAAGGTTCAAAGGTTTAGAGTTTTGTTGTTTGATTAAAAATTTTCCTAATTCCTAATACTTCACGTAATCAACAATTTCTAAACCATAACCAATCATACCAACACGTTTTTCTTGTGTTGTATTAGAAACTAAACGGATTTTATGAATGTTTAAATCGTGTAAGATTTGAGCGCCAATTCCAAAATCTTTGCTGTCCATTTTTATTTGTGGCGCTTTCATTTCTCCTCTAGATTGCAATTCTTTTAAAATGGCTAAACGGTTTAATAAATTTTGAGATTCATTTTGCTGATTGATAAATAAAATTGCTCCTTTACCAGCATCGGTAATGGTTTTAAACATATCATCTAGCTTTTTATCAGCATTATTTGTGAGCGTTCCTAAAATATCGTTATTTACTAAAGTGGAGTTTACTCTTGTAATTACGGGTTCATTTTCTTTCCAAGAACCTTGTGTTAACGCCAAATGAACTTGTCCATTATTTGTTTGTTGATACGCTCTTAATCTAAAAATCCCAAAACGAGTTTCAATATCAAAATCATCTTTCTTTTCAATTAAAGAATCGTGTTCCATTCTGTATGCCACTAAATCTTCAATAGAAACAATTTTTAAATCGAATTTTTTAGCAACTTTTAACAATTGTGGCAAACGCGCCATGGTTCCATCTTCATTCATTATTTCTACAATAACTCCTGCAGATTCAAAGCCAGCTAAACGTGCAAAATCAATGGCAGCTTCTGTGTGCCCGGTTCTACGTAAAACGCCGCCTTCTTTTGCTTTTAAAGGAAAAATGTGTCCTGGTCTTGCCAAGTCAAAAGGTTTTGTATTTGGATTGATGATAGATTTTACAGTTAAAGCTCTGTCTTTTGCAGAAATTCCGGTGGTAACACCATTTCCTTTTAAATCTACAGAAACGGTAAAAGCAGTTTCCATAGGGTCGGTATTGTTGTTTACCATCATTCCTAACTGCAATTCTTTGCTGCGTTGTTCTGTAATCGGAGCACAAATTAATCCACGACCATGTGTTGCCATAAAATTAATCATCTCTGGAGTTACTTTTTCTGCGGCAGCAACAAAATCTCCTTCGTTTTCTCTGTCTTCGTCATCTACAACAATAATTACTTTTCCGTTTCTAATATCTTCAATAGCTTCTGCAATTGAATTTAGTTGAATCTTGTTTGTCACTTTCGTTTGCTTCATTAGATGTTGTTGTCTTTTTTAGACGTTAATTTTTTAAAAAAAGCTGTAATTGGCTGCAAAAATACATCAATATTAAAGATTCCCATATCTTTTGTAGCTCTTCTTGTTAATAATATGGCAATTGGTATCATTAATAGTGCAGAAATCCAAGAACCCAAAAATGTAGTTATGGAACTTTCTTCTGCTAGATTTCTTCCAAAAGTATTTGCAAAAAAGTACAATACATAAATAGAGATTGCCAAAATCATTGGCAAACCAAAACCTCCTTTTCTAATGATAGAACCTAATGGTGCGCCAATAAAAAATAAAATTAAACAAGACAAAGAAAAGGCAACTCTATTGTAATATTCTGTTTCGTACAAATTCAATAATTTTCTTTTAAATTTAAAAGAACTTTTTTTGTTTTTTATAATGTCTAAAGCAGTTTTGTTTTTTTCTATTGAAGAATTTATCAAACGTAATTGTGTGCTTTCATCAAAATTATTTAAAACTTCTGCTTTTAATTTATTTAAAATAGTATCTTTTTTAGTTGGAATTAATTTTTGTCCATCAGCATTTAAATAAAAGTTTTTTGCTCTTCCTTTTATGTATCCTTTAAAATTCGTATTAAAATAGGGTAATGTATCTTTTAATTGCGTTAAACTTAACATGTGGTAACTCTTTAAGTCTTCTTTATCAGATATATCAGTAGAAAAAGAAGAAAGATCTATAATGATAGAATACTCTTTAAAACTTGCGGTAGAAGCCGGCATGTTTTTTTCCGTTTTTGGACTGATATATTCTTCAAAAAACTGACCGTCGTACAAGACTAATGTCATGTATTTACTTCCTTCTTCATTGATTATTTTTCCCCTTTTGGCTGTAATAATTTTTTTATTCCATTTTTTTTCGGATAAATCATAAATCATTACGTTTTTTAATAAGTTGTCATTTTCTCCATATTTTTCATCAAACTTAATGTGGTAATTTGGAATTTCGGTGTTAAATCCGCCAGGAATTAAAGCCAATGCAGGTTTTTGTTTTTTGATATTTACATACAAGTTTTTTTGTTTAAACATTGCATACGGATACACATTGTTTAAAAATAAAAAATTAACGAAACTTAAAACAATTGTTAAGAGTATTAAAGGTCTTATTAAGCGTTGTAAAGAGATTCCGGCTGATTTGGTTGCGGCAAATTCGTAATTTTCAGAAAAATTACCCAACGCCATAATTGAAGAAAGTAATACGCCAATTGGCAATGCTTGTGGCGTAACAATTAATGCGGTGTAAAAAAGAAATTTAAAAATAAAAATAAGATCGATTCCTTTACCAGCAATATCTTCAAAAGCCAACCATAAAGTTTGCATTACCAAAACAAATAAGACAATTAAAAAAGTAGCCACAAATGGCTTTATAAAACTTTTTAATATGTATTTGTCTAGTAATTTCATAAAAAGTTTGTTATAAAAATAGTATTAATCAATACTATAATTCTTTTTTAAATAGGCTTTTTTATTAAAAACAAAAGTGTCTTTTGGTAGTTTTTGATTGCTTTGTAACGAAGTGATTGTAAACGTAGTTTTAGAAGAGTTTGCTCCAGTCTGAACTAACTTGTAAATGTGTTTTGTTTTAAGCTCGATTCCTAATTCTACTTTTACAATATCAGAATCGCTATCAATTGGCGTTAATTCTACAAACTGAATTTCTTTTCCGTTTACAGTTGCTGTTTTTCCTAATTTAAACGTGTAGCCATCTTGATAAAAGGTTAATAGTTTTGACGGATAAATAAATCCGTCTTCAGTATCAAAATCACCATCATTTATAGCAATTTCTTTTTCATCATGATTAATTACATACAGTTTTTCACCATCAAAGATAAAGTTATTTCCTATGTAATTTAAATTGTATTTCTCTCCTTCTAGAATGATGTTTCCTTTCATTGGTGGTTCATCACCTTCTTTAATTCCGGCAGCTTCATTGCTTAAACTCGAGGTAAATGCAATTTCCATATTTGTATATGAAGTCATGGTGCTAGAAACTTCATCCAGGAGTTTTTTTGCCTCATTATCTTGTGCAAAATTGCTTGTTGAAATCCCTATAAAAAGAAATAAAAAATAGATGGTTATGTTTTTCATAAATTGAATTCTAATTTTGTTCGTTTGCTAATAATTGATCTAAAGCAACTAAATCAGTTACTAAAACTTGTCTGGCTTTACTTCCTTCAAATCCGCCAACAATTCCTGCAGCTTCTAATTGATCAATTAATCTACCTGCTCTATTGTATCCTAATTTTAATTTTCGTTGTAATAAAGAAGCAGAACCTTGTTGTGCGGTAACAATTATTTCTGCGGCTTCTCTAAATAATTTATCTCTGTCTGCAATATCTATATCAAGAGATGTGCCAGCTTCTTCGCCAACATATTCGGGTAATAAATACGCTTCTGGATACGCTCTTTGCGAACCAATAAAGTCCGTGATTTTTTCAACTTCTGGCGTGTCTACAAAGGCACATTGAATTCTG encodes:
- a CDS encoding carboxypeptidase-like regulatory domain-containing protein, which produces MKNLTLLFFFIGISNMINSQEKKSIEIYGIISLDSIPLENAHVINKNTSKGVITNAKGEFKIRVSKSDTLFVSHITIDHKEITITKEIYASKKIAFNSKATATLLEEVVLKKRRSIFYLDPQIMPAYMVNATTLKLPFANTIAKKDKRITKLTLTSISVDLDNLISFFNGKTKKTKELKKIKLVDADLLKIREKLSDFFFEKQLGIQKSYINQFLNFCASKNIISNFKKGNHLKLTEILIRESKVFPLKKINEETLLTKN
- the pepE gene encoding dipeptidase PepE, with translation MKKLIIASTSTIHGNGYLEYLLPILSAHFKNVKTLLFIPYARPSGISYDDYTAKAKAAFSTIYIDVKGIHEFKNPKEAILNAEAIFIGGGNTFELVHQLYKQVIFDLLKEVVENGTPYLGTSAGSNICGVNMMNTNDMPIVYPSSFKTLEFIPFNINAHYLDPVEGSTHMGETRATRIKEFHVYNDISVVGLREGSWLEVLGNSVTLKGNLSARIFKKNEIPFELESGSEVIF
- the ribB gene encoding 3,4-dihydroxy-2-butanone-4-phosphate synthase codes for the protein MKQTKVTNKIQLNSIAEAIEDIRNGKVIIVVDDEDRENEGDFVAAAEKVTPEMINFMATHGRGLICAPITEQRSKELQLGMMVNNNTDPMETAFTVSVDLKGNGVTTGISAKDRALTVKSIINPNTKPFDLARPGHIFPLKAKEGGVLRRTGHTEAAIDFARLAGFESAGVIVEIMNEDGTMARLPQLLKVAKKFDLKIVSIEDLVAYRMEHDSLIEKKDDFDIETRFGIFRLRAYQQTNNGQVHLALTQGSWKENEPVITRVNSTLVNNDILGTLTNNADKKLDDMFKTITDAGKGAILFINQQNESQNLLNRLAILKELQSRGEMKAPQIKMDSKDFGIGAQILHDLNIHKIRLVSNTTQEKRVGMIGYGLEIVDYVKY
- a CDS encoding LptF/LptG family permease codes for the protein MKLLDKYILKSFIKPFVATFLIVLFVLVMQTLWLAFEDIAGKGIDLIFIFKFLFYTALIVTPQALPIGVLLSSIMALGNFSENYEFAATKSAGISLQRLIRPLILLTIVLSFVNFLFLNNVYPYAMFKQKNLYVNIKKQKPALALIPGGFNTEIPNYHIKFDEKYGENDNLLKNVMIYDLSEKKWNKKIITAKRGKIINEEGSKYMTLVLYDGQFFEEYISPKTEKNMPASTASFKEYSIIIDLSSFSTDISDKEDLKSYHMLSLTQLKDTLPYFNTNFKGYIKGRAKNFYLNADGQKLIPTKKDTILNKLKAEVLNNFDESTQLRLINSSIEKNKTALDIIKNKKSSFKFKRKLLNLYETEYYNRVAFSLSCLILFFIGAPLGSIIRKGGFGLPMILAISIYVLYFFANTFGRNLAEESSITTFLGSWISALLMIPIAILLTRRATKDMGIFNIDVFLQPITAFFKKLTSKKDNNI
- a CDS encoding LolA family protein, whose translation is MKNITIYFLFLFIGISTSNFAQDNEAKKLLDEVSSTMTSYTNMEIAFTSSLSNEAAGIKEGDEPPMKGNIILEGEKYNLNYIGNNFIFDGEKLYVINHDEKEIAINDGDFDTEDGFIYPSKLLTFYQDGYTFKLGKTATVNGKEIQFVELTPIDSDSDIVKVELGIELKTKHIYKLVQTGANSSKTTFTITSLQSNQKLPKDTFVFNKKAYLKKNYSID